From the genome of Thermus sediminis, one region includes:
- a CDS encoding protoglobin domain-containing protein produces MSKILEIAGEALEQMPPETRFRPEDEEVIARHRETLLSWTPELVQAFYDTLFAHPPTKAVFREGERPDREKTLEGWWQRTVEGPLDETYFAWMAKVGLVHVVRQVENPMMLAMTSFVARFVERKAHEAKLSDADPLSEAFYRLSMTVGAVITHGYDRHQAMALYNVAGMEPALLERLTAEEARALLEALRKEG; encoded by the coding sequence ATGAGCAAGATCCTGGAGATCGCAGGGGAAGCTTTGGAGCAGATGCCGCCGGAGACCCGTTTCCGGCCTGAGGACGAGGAGGTCATCGCCCGGCATAGGGAAACCCTCCTCTCCTGGACCCCTGAGCTGGTCCAGGCCTTCTACGACACCCTCTTCGCCCACCCCCCCACCAAGGCCGTCTTCCGCGAAGGGGAGCGGCCTGACCGGGAGAAGACCCTGGAAGGGTGGTGGCAGCGGACGGTGGAGGGACCCCTGGACGAAACTTACTTCGCCTGGATGGCCAAGGTGGGCCTGGTCCACGTGGTGCGGCAGGTAGAGAATCCCATGATGCTGGCCATGACTTCGTTTGTAGCGAGGTTTGTGGAGCGCAAAGCTCATGAAGCCAAGCTCTCGGATGCCGATCCCTTGAGCGAGGCTTTCTACCGTCTAAGCATGACCGTGGGTGCGGTGATCACCCACGGCTACGACCGTCACCAGGCCATGGCCCTCTACAACGTGGCGGGGATGGAACCCGCTCTCCTGGAACGCCTCACCGCGGAGGAAGCCCGGGCCCTATTAGAGGCGCTGAGGAAAGAGGGCTAA
- a CDS encoding GTP-binding protein, whose amino-acid sequence MRPLKLVVSGPVGAGKTTFIRSLSEIPVVETDELASEDIGKEKTTVALDFGLLTLDGVPIHLFGTPGQERFDFMWDVLVEGALGLVLLVAGDSPRDFPKARHILEYLTSRHPVPFVVGVTRQDLPRVWTPEDVADYFGLPQEQVVGMNATSPTSSTLALIRMLELVTGEQWQGVW is encoded by the coding sequence GTGAGGCCCCTGAAGCTGGTGGTCTCTGGCCCTGTGGGGGCGGGCAAGACCACCTTTATCCGTTCCCTCTCCGAGATCCCCGTGGTGGAGACGGACGAGCTCGCCAGCGAGGACATCGGCAAGGAGAAGACCACGGTGGCCCTGGACTTCGGCCTCCTCACACTGGACGGGGTTCCCATCCACCTCTTCGGCACCCCGGGACAGGAGAGGTTTGACTTCATGTGGGACGTTCTCGTGGAGGGAGCCCTGGGCCTGGTCCTCCTGGTGGCGGGGGACAGCCCCCGGGACTTCCCCAAGGCCCGCCACATCCTGGAATACCTCACCTCCCGCCACCCGGTGCCCTTCGTGGTGGGGGTAACCCGGCAGGACCTGCCCAGGGTGTGGACCCCGGAGGATGTGGCGGACTACTTCGGCCTTCCCCAGGAGCAGGTGGTAGGGATGAACGCCACGAGCCCCACCAGCTCCACTCTGGCCCTCATCCGCATGCTGGAGCTGGTCACGGGGGAGCAGTGGCAGGGGGTTTGGTGA
- a CDS encoding PAS domain-containing protein: protein MVQPLLPTYLLQAVLDQLAESVLMTNVEGRILYVNAVFEALTGYGREEVLGKNPRILKSLWRPRGWRRGSRRFWGKVFG, encoded by the coding sequence ATGGTCCAGCCCCTTCTCCCTACCTACCTTCTCCAGGCGGTCCTGGATCAGCTGGCTGAGAGCGTCCTCATGACGAACGTTGAAGGGAGGATTCTTTACGTGAACGCAGTCTTTGAAGCCCTCACCGGCTACGGGAGGGAGGAGGTGCTGGGGAAGAATCCGCGGATCCTCAAATCCCTTTGGAGGCCCAGGGGGTGGCGCAGAGGATCGCGCAGATTTTGGGG
- a CDS encoding DUF4388 domain-containing protein produces MAIFGNLRDMPFPDLVAMLGRRSGVLEVFGLPGKRQGYAVALDGGKVVWVREGNRLLEPLEARSALQELLRLQEGAFEFTPGIPPAGEAALGWPLERLLLTMTTVVDEIQSHQSFLPDPKTRFQAAALEVWLEEPLWSFWERAKPLLQGGASAEDLAARLRLPLDEVRYYLYKLRLAGKVVPVRAYEETRKNEEKRGLFRRLLAALRGRGGGGRGGGR; encoded by the coding sequence ATGGCAATTTTTGGAAACCTAAGGGATATGCCCTTCCCCGACCTGGTGGCCATGCTGGGCCGTCGGAGCGGTGTCTTGGAGGTCTTTGGCCTACCGGGCAAACGGCAAGGGTACGCCGTCGCCCTAGATGGGGGGAAGGTGGTCTGGGTACGGGAGGGGAACCGGCTCCTAGAACCTTTGGAGGCCCGCTCCGCCCTCCAGGAGCTCCTACGCCTCCAGGAGGGAGCCTTTGAGTTCACCCCTGGGATTCCCCCTGCAGGGGAAGCGGCTCTGGGCTGGCCCTTGGAGCGCCTCCTCCTCACCATGACCACTGTGGTGGACGAGATCCAAAGCCACCAATCCTTCCTTCCCGACCCCAAGACCCGCTTCCAGGCCGCCGCCCTGGAGGTCTGGTTGGAGGAGCCCCTGTGGTCCTTCTGGGAGCGGGCCAAGCCCCTTCTCCAAGGGGGGGCCTCCGCCGAGGACCTTGCCGCCCGGCTCCGGCTTCCCCTGGACGAGGTCCGCTACTACCTGTACAAGCTCCGCCTGGCGGGCAAGGTGGTCCCGGTCAGGGCCTACGAGGAAACCCGCAAGAACGAGGAGAAGCGGGGCCTCTTCCGCAGGCTCCTGGCGGCCCTTAGAGGAAGGGGAGGAGGAGGAAGGGGAGGAGGAAGGTGA